A region from the Pseudonocardia petroleophila genome encodes:
- a CDS encoding LacI family DNA-binding transcriptional regulator: protein MITSRDVARLAGVSQPTVSRALRDDPKVSEATKRRVREAAEALGYAPSAIGRALSVGRSTRVGLVVTDLDNQFYAHVIAPLHEELERLGHELVLITESSDSGPVAERVLAHGLCGVVLATTTVDSILPARLRDRGVPFVYFNRTAPSVAADSVTVDPERGVRELLADVLRRGHRRIGAVFGPRNTSTGEQREQVVRAVLDEHGIGLAHRDVLHGPFDFRTGHDGLRALLGREDPPTLVLCGNDVVALGALNAARELGAAVPGDVSIAGFDDLPTSAWALVRLSTVAYDLDGMSREAARLLVGRVERPDADPVHAVYPTRYVARDTVGEPRG from the coding sequence ATGATCACCAGTCGGGACGTCGCGAGGCTCGCGGGGGTCTCCCAGCCGACGGTCTCGCGCGCGCTGCGCGACGACCCGAAGGTCTCCGAGGCGACCAAGCGGCGGGTGCGCGAGGCCGCCGAGGCGCTCGGCTACGCGCCCAGCGCGATCGGCCGGGCGCTGTCGGTGGGCCGGTCCACCCGCGTCGGGCTGGTCGTCACCGACCTGGACAACCAGTTCTACGCCCACGTCATCGCCCCCCTGCACGAGGAGCTGGAGCGCCTCGGCCACGAGCTGGTGCTGATCACCGAGTCCTCGGACAGCGGGCCGGTCGCCGAGCGCGTGCTGGCGCACGGACTGTGCGGGGTGGTGCTGGCGACGACCACCGTCGACTCGATCCTGCCTGCCCGGCTGCGCGACCGCGGCGTGCCGTTCGTCTACTTCAACCGGACCGCGCCGAGCGTGGCGGCCGACTCGGTGACCGTCGATCCCGAGCGGGGGGTGCGCGAGCTGCTCGCCGACGTCCTGCGCCGGGGGCACCGCCGGATCGGGGCGGTGTTCGGGCCCCGCAACACCAGCACCGGCGAGCAGCGCGAGCAGGTGGTGCGGGCCGTCCTCGACGAGCACGGGATCGGCCTGGCCCACCGCGACGTGCTGCACGGCCCGTTCGACTTCCGCACCGGCCACGACGGGCTGCGGGCCCTCCTCGGCCGGGAGGACCCGCCCACGCTGGTGCTGTGCGGCAACGACGTCGTCGCGCTCGGGGCGCTGAACGCGGCGCGGGAGCTGGGCGCCGCCGTGCCCGGCGACGTCTCGATCGCGGGCTTCGACGACCTGCCCACCTCGGCGTGGGCGCTGGTCCGCCTGAGCACGGTGGCCTACGACCTGGACGGGATGTCGCGCGAGGCGGCCCGCCTGCTGGTCGGCCGGGTCGAGCGGCCCGACGCCGACCCGGTGCACGCGGTGTACCCGACGCGCTACGTCGCCCGCGACACGGTCGGGGAGCCCCGCGGCTGA
- a CDS encoding ester cyclase: MPLDPVAYLPYTDPDDFIREVTDRIWVQRDISYIVDNYEPDSIVHGGLGTVIGRDGVIEGSLMRIAGTPQHVGQAEDVVWEARGDDAFLSSHLVFSSDEHVIDGRRRRIRKRTVANCLYRRGRMVEEWVVRDELADVLQRGLDPDEVARGQLFRGYSGSMTQTPPADVLAAGDSGPRPDDHRAECETVLEFLDEVWNQRRLHKVPEYMERDLFLHTVGDTTVVRPDGYQRDLLSLVAPFPDARFVVRDVQTHTDERYAGLRIAVMWVLHGTYHGTPAFGPLTGHPVELLGVSQFLVQRGRIVREMRVYDEIALRAQINATRGDGAFTDTNIY; this comes from the coding sequence ATGCCGCTCGACCCGGTCGCGTACCTGCCGTACACGGACCCCGACGACTTCATCCGGGAGGTGACCGACCGGATCTGGGTGCAGCGCGACATCTCCTACATCGTCGACAACTACGAGCCGGACTCGATCGTCCACGGCGGGCTGGGCACGGTCATCGGGCGCGACGGCGTCATCGAGGGCAGCCTCATGCGGATCGCGGGCACCCCGCAGCACGTCGGGCAGGCCGAGGACGTGGTGTGGGAGGCCCGGGGCGACGACGCCTTCCTCAGCTCGCACCTGGTGTTCTCCAGCGACGAGCACGTGATCGACGGCCGGCGCCGGCGCATCCGCAAGCGCACGGTCGCCAACTGCCTCTACCGGCGCGGCCGCATGGTCGAGGAGTGGGTCGTCCGCGACGAGCTCGCCGACGTCCTGCAGCGCGGGCTCGACCCCGACGAGGTCGCCCGCGGCCAGCTCTTCCGCGGCTACTCCGGGTCGATGACGCAGACCCCGCCGGCCGACGTCCTCGCCGCGGGCGACAGCGGCCCGCGCCCCGACGACCACCGCGCCGAGTGCGAGACGGTGCTCGAGTTCCTCGACGAGGTGTGGAACCAGCGCCGGCTGCACAAGGTGCCGGAGTACATGGAGCGGGACCTGTTCCTGCACACCGTGGGCGACACCACCGTCGTGCGCCCGGACGGCTACCAGCGCGACCTGCTCTCGCTCGTCGCCCCGTTCCCGGACGCGCGGTTCGTCGTGCGCGACGTCCAGACCCACACCGACGAGCGCTACGCCGGCCTGCGGATCGCCGTGATGTGGGTGCTGCACGGCACCTACCACGGCACGCCCGCGTTCGGCCCGCTCACCGGGCACCCGGTGGAGCTGCTGGGCGTGTCCCAGTTCCTCGTGCAGCGCGGCCGGATCGTGCGCGAGATGCGGGTCTACGACGAGATCGCCCTGCGCGCGCAGATCAACGCGACGCGCGGCGACGGCGCGTTCACCGACACCAACATCTACTAG
- a CDS encoding C45 family autoproteolytic acyltransferase/hydolase, which produces MAAFAATDLDDPVAHGVALAPRIRAHLDAWLGALAAEGVADPAAHARGLLGRTGFRSAVQELTPDLAAEVRGVAAGAGVDPDLLLALQLIDEEPAARSVALAKCTGFGLALPDGPTWIGQNMDLGAHTRGHQVLLRVAPRGDAPAALVFTVAGVVALMGVNAAGVGVCVNAVPQLPAARDGLPVAFVIRRLLQARSLDEAVRLVHDLPHATSQHYLLAAPGRVRSLEARPDGVAEHHPADPARVLHTNHPLGPVTGTPGSPAAHRDSEARLAAVRARVGSGTPALADLQDALRSADDPAHPVCRVGGAGPQDYTTGSMISALRPGEPVHSWVSPGPPSEVPYAHAVLRDGRS; this is translated from the coding sequence GTGGCCGCCTTCGCCGCGACCGACCTGGACGACCCGGTCGCGCACGGCGTCGCGCTCGCCCCGCGGATCCGGGCGCACCTCGACGCCTGGCTCGGCGCGCTCGCGGCCGAGGGCGTCGCCGACCCGGCTGCGCACGCCCGCGGGCTGCTCGGCCGCACCGGGTTCCGGTCCGCGGTGCAGGAGCTGACCCCGGACCTGGCCGCGGAGGTCCGGGGCGTCGCCGCGGGCGCGGGGGTCGACCCGGACCTGCTGCTCGCGCTGCAGCTGATCGACGAGGAGCCCGCCGCCCGGTCGGTCGCGCTCGCCAAGTGCACGGGGTTCGGGCTCGCGCTCCCGGACGGTCCGACCTGGATCGGGCAGAACATGGACCTGGGTGCGCACACCCGGGGCCACCAGGTGCTGCTGCGGGTCGCCCCGCGCGGCGACGCCCCGGCCGCGCTGGTGTTCACCGTCGCCGGCGTCGTCGCGCTGATGGGGGTGAACGCGGCGGGGGTCGGGGTGTGCGTCAACGCCGTGCCGCAGCTCCCCGCCGCCCGCGACGGCCTCCCGGTCGCGTTCGTGATCCGCCGGCTGCTGCAGGCGCGCTCGCTCGACGAGGCCGTGCGGCTGGTCCACGACCTGCCGCACGCGACGAGCCAGCACTACCTGCTCGCCGCCCCGGGCCGGGTGCGGTCGCTCGAGGCGCGGCCGGACGGCGTGGCCGAGCACCACCCGGCCGACCCGGCGCGGGTGCTGCACACCAACCATCCGCTCGGCCCGGTGACCGGGACACCCGGGTCGCCCGCCGCGCACCGCGACTCGGAGGCCCGCCTGGCCGCCGTCCGGGCGCGGGTGGGGTCGGGCACCCCGGCGCTGGCCGACCTGCAGGACGCGCTGCGCTCCGCCGACGACCCCGCGCACCCGGTCTGCCGGGTGGGCGGCGCGGGCCCGCAGGACTACACCACCGGGTCGATGATCTCGGCGCTGCGGCCGGGCGAGCCGGTGCACTCCTGGGTCAGCCCGGGCCCGCCGAGCGAGGTCCCCTACGCGCACGCGGTGCTGCGGGACGGCCGTTCCTGA
- a CDS encoding SDR family oxidoreductase — protein sequence MDLGLAGRRAAVAAASGGLGFASAAALAAEGARVTICGSDEGRAMDAAERIGAAFVVADLTRPEEGTRFVEEAARLMGGVDILVTNGPGPAPGTALDTPADAYPAALERSLLAVVHMCLAAVPGMRAAGWGRIVAITSLGVRQPYPNLVLSNTARAGVTGFLRTLATETAADGVTVNSVLPGFHDTARLRSMNDGGLPDVPVGSADDFGAVVAFLCSRQAGFLTGTAVPVDGGANRALL from the coding sequence GTGGACCTCGGACTAGCGGGACGGCGGGCGGCGGTGGCCGCGGCGAGCGGCGGGTTGGGCTTCGCGAGCGCGGCGGCGCTCGCGGCGGAGGGGGCGCGGGTCACGATCTGCGGCTCCGACGAGGGGCGGGCGATGGACGCCGCCGAGCGGATCGGGGCCGCGTTCGTCGTAGCCGACCTGACCCGCCCGGAGGAGGGGACGCGGTTCGTCGAGGAGGCGGCGCGGCTGATGGGCGGCGTCGACATCCTGGTCACCAACGGCCCCGGCCCGGCCCCCGGCACGGCGCTGGACACGCCGGCCGACGCCTACCCGGCGGCGCTGGAGCGCAGCCTGCTCGCGGTCGTGCACATGTGCCTGGCCGCGGTGCCGGGCATGCGGGCCGCGGGATGGGGGCGGATCGTCGCGATCACGTCGCTGGGGGTGCGCCAGCCGTACCCGAACCTGGTGCTGTCCAACACCGCGCGCGCCGGGGTGACCGGGTTCCTCAGGACGCTGGCGACCGAGACGGCCGCCGACGGCGTCACCGTCAACTCGGTGCTGCCCGGTTTCCACGACACCGCGCGGCTGCGGAGCATGAACGACGGCGGCCTGCCGGACGTCCCGGTCGGCAGCGCCGACGACTTCGGCGCGGTCGTCGCGTTCCTGTGCTCGCGCCAGGCCGGGTTCCTGACCGGGACCGCGGTCCCGGTCGACGGCGGGGCGAACCGCGCGCTGCTGTAG
- the nhaA gene encoding Na+/H+ antiporter NhaA: MTTTLAERGDLSRAARGFLRTESGSAVLLLSAAVVALLWVNLGGGYEEFWHTEFSLRIGDTALTEDLRHWVNDGLMVLFFFSVGLEMSREAVLGELRGARAIAAPALAAVGGLVVPALLFLAFNAGGPAAGAWGIAISTDTAVVIGVLALVGPRCPDQLRVFLLALAIVDDIGAVAAIAFFYTDDVQVTPLLLAGVLFLALLALRYAQFWRTPLYVVIGLVMWLAVLESGVHPSVVGVALGLLVNAYAPRQYDIDQVAVLGRSFLVDPSPQRALATQAAVTEAVSPNERLQLRIQPWSSYVIVPLFVLANAGVPLDGATLAAAASSPLTWGIVVGLTVGKVVGVSAGTWVALRTGIGRVPDTLRWGQLIGGAGLAGIGFTVALFVTDLALDDQALVDQAKIGILAGSLLAGLIGWSIFRFAGERGGQCAPSGLPVLPPRPWRPPS, translated from the coding sequence GTGACCACGACACTAGCCGAGCGCGGAGACCTCAGTCGCGCCGCGCGGGGCTTCCTGCGCACGGAGTCCGGTTCGGCCGTGCTGCTGCTGTCCGCGGCCGTCGTCGCCCTGCTCTGGGTGAACCTCGGCGGCGGGTACGAGGAGTTCTGGCACACCGAGTTCTCCCTGCGGATCGGCGACACCGCGCTCACCGAGGACCTGCGGCACTGGGTCAACGACGGGCTGATGGTGCTGTTCTTCTTCAGCGTCGGGCTGGAGATGTCGCGCGAGGCGGTGCTCGGCGAGCTGCGCGGGGCCCGGGCGATCGCCGCGCCGGCCCTGGCCGCGGTGGGCGGGCTGGTCGTGCCCGCGCTGCTGTTCCTCGCGTTCAACGCCGGCGGGCCCGCCGCGGGGGCGTGGGGCATCGCGATCTCCACCGACACCGCCGTCGTGATCGGGGTGCTCGCGCTGGTCGGGCCCCGCTGCCCCGACCAGCTGCGCGTGTTCCTGCTGGCGCTCGCGATCGTCGACGACATCGGCGCTGTCGCCGCCATCGCGTTCTTCTACACCGACGACGTGCAGGTCACGCCGCTGCTGCTGGCCGGGGTCCTGTTCCTCGCCCTGCTCGCGCTGCGCTACGCGCAGTTCTGGCGCACCCCGCTCTACGTCGTCATCGGGCTCGTGATGTGGCTCGCGGTGCTGGAGTCCGGGGTGCACCCCAGCGTCGTCGGGGTGGCGCTGGGCCTGCTGGTCAACGCCTACGCCCCCCGCCAGTACGACATCGACCAGGTCGCGGTGCTGGGCCGCAGCTTCCTCGTCGACCCGAGCCCGCAGCGGGCGCTCGCGACGCAGGCGGCGGTCACCGAGGCCGTCTCCCCCAACGAGCGGCTGCAGCTGCGGATCCAGCCGTGGAGCAGCTACGTCATCGTGCCGCTGTTCGTGCTGGCCAACGCGGGGGTCCCCCTCGACGGCGCGACGCTCGCCGCCGCCGCGTCGTCGCCGCTCACCTGGGGGATCGTCGTCGGGCTCACCGTCGGCAAGGTCGTCGGCGTGTCGGCGGGAACCTGGGTCGCGCTGCGCACCGGGATCGGGCGGGTGCCCGACACGCTGCGCTGGGGGCAGCTCATCGGCGGCGCCGGGCTGGCCGGGATCGGGTTCACCGTGGCGCTGTTCGTCACCGACCTGGCGCTGGACGACCAGGCGCTGGTCGACCAGGCCAAGATCGGCATCCTGGCCGGCTCGCTGCTGGCCGGGCTGATCGGCTGGTCGATCTTCCGGTTCGCCGGCGAGCGCGGCGGCCAGTGCGCCCCGTCCGGCCTGCCGGTGCTGCCGCCGCGGCCGTGGCGCCCGCCCAGCTGA
- a CDS encoding DsbA family protein produces MSWSRARSSPRRSTISTTPLDPPIGPYDHLKGVLGAPLTLVEYGDFECPYCRATVPVVHEVLERLGRRVVFAFRHFPLAELHPYALSAALASEAAALVGQFWPMYGRLMSGDEPALTQADLRRYAEEIGVPPESVLWPATQRVEDRVEADFNSGVRSGVRGTPALFVNGIAYRGERTVDALVAALEAHDADQPVT; encoded by the coding sequence GTGTCGTGGTCACGGGCTCGATCATCCCCTAGGAGGTCGACGATCAGCACCACGCCTCTGGACCCGCCCATCGGGCCCTACGACCACCTCAAGGGTGTGCTCGGGGCCCCGCTCACGCTCGTGGAGTACGGCGACTTCGAGTGCCCGTACTGCCGGGCCACCGTGCCCGTCGTCCACGAGGTGCTCGAGCGGCTCGGGCGCCGCGTGGTGTTCGCGTTCCGGCACTTCCCGCTCGCGGAGCTGCACCCCTACGCGCTCTCCGCCGCACTCGCGTCCGAGGCCGCGGCGCTGGTCGGGCAGTTCTGGCCGATGTACGGGCGGCTGATGTCGGGTGACGAGCCCGCGCTCACCCAGGCCGACCTGCGCCGCTACGCCGAGGAGATCGGCGTGCCGCCCGAGTCGGTGCTGTGGCCCGCGACCCAGCGGGTGGAGGACCGGGTCGAGGCCGACTTCAACTCCGGGGTCCGCAGCGGCGTGCGGGGCACGCCGGCCCTGTTCGTCAACGGCATCGCCTACCGCGGCGAGCGCACGGTCGACGCGCTGGTCGCGGCGCTGGAGGCGCACGACGCCGACCAGCCGGTCACCTGA
- a CDS encoding tautomerase family protein, protein MPYYQFTVPTGGATLAHRAEVAAAVTKVHSEVTGAPGRYVHCSFVEVPPGSIFAAGEAVTGPRMVGLIRNGRSAELRGKLLHGLADAWCAITGDAKEDVAIFLHEVPGANVLEDGVILPEAADEPGAIL, encoded by the coding sequence ATGCCCTACTACCAGTTCACCGTCCCGACCGGCGGCGCCACGCTGGCCCACAGGGCGGAGGTGGCCGCGGCCGTCACGAAGGTCCACTCCGAGGTCACGGGCGCGCCGGGCCGGTACGTGCACTGCTCGTTCGTCGAGGTCCCCCCGGGCAGCATCTTCGCCGCGGGCGAGGCCGTCACCGGGCCGCGGATGGTCGGGCTGATCCGCAACGGCCGCTCCGCGGAGCTGCGGGGCAAGCTCCTGCACGGCCTGGCCGACGCCTGGTGCGCGATCACCGGCGACGCGAAGGAGGACGTGGCGATCTTCCTGCACGAGGTGCCGGGCGCGAACGTCCTGGAGGACGGCGTGATCCTGCCCGAGGCCGCCGACGAGCCGGGCGCGATCCTCTGA
- a CDS encoding winged helix-turn-helix transcriptional regulator — MKHDELQDVYCSVAGTWSVIGERWTMMILRECFRGERRYDHFRTKLGLGSNVLNDRLRVLVAEGILDRVCYQDHPPRHEYRLTAKGADLYPVLLALMEWGDKHVHEVPPVRLVHTGCGHAAQPRMTCAHCAEPVAWRAMTAEFEPDAW, encoded by the coding sequence ATGAAGCACGACGAGCTCCAGGACGTCTACTGCTCGGTCGCGGGCACCTGGTCGGTGATCGGCGAGCGCTGGACGATGATGATCCTGCGCGAGTGCTTCCGCGGCGAGCGCCGCTACGACCACTTCCGCACCAAGCTGGGCCTGGGCAGCAACGTGCTCAACGACCGGCTGCGCGTGCTCGTGGCCGAGGGGATCCTCGACCGCGTGTGCTACCAGGACCACCCGCCGCGCCATGAGTACCGCCTCACGGCGAAGGGGGCCGACCTCTACCCGGTGCTGCTCGCGCTGATGGAGTGGGGCGACAAGCACGTGCACGAGGTGCCGCCGGTGCGGCTGGTGCACACCGGCTGCGGGCACGCCGCGCAGCCGCGGATGACCTGCGCCCACTGCGCGGAGCCGGTGGCGTGGCGGGCCATGACGGCGGAGTTCGAGCCGGACGCCTGGTAG
- a CDS encoding MOSC domain-containing protein, translating into MSVVESVNVGGVRPIAAKSGFTGIDKRPVAGPVRVREPDAGGSGLSGDRICDVRHHGGPDQAVYAYAREDLDGWAEVLGPLASGAFGENLTTRGVDVTGAVIGERWRVGADLVLQVTVPRVPCRTFAAWLDRRGWVRTFTEAAVPGAYLRVVVPGEVRAGDAVEVVHRPGHGVTIGTTFRALLTSPELLPLLAGVDELPQEAKDQVARRTRTVLDDA; encoded by the coding sequence ATGAGCGTGGTGGAGTCGGTCAACGTCGGCGGGGTGCGGCCGATCGCGGCGAAGTCGGGGTTCACCGGCATCGACAAGCGCCCGGTCGCCGGTCCGGTCCGCGTGCGGGAGCCGGACGCGGGCGGCAGCGGGCTGTCCGGGGACCGGATCTGCGACGTCCGGCACCACGGCGGGCCGGACCAGGCCGTCTACGCCTACGCCCGGGAGGACCTCGACGGCTGGGCCGAGGTGCTGGGGCCGCTCGCGTCCGGGGCGTTCGGGGAGAACCTGACGACGCGCGGCGTCGACGTCACCGGCGCCGTGATCGGCGAGCGCTGGCGGGTCGGGGCGGACCTGGTGCTCCAGGTGACGGTGCCGCGCGTCCCGTGCCGGACCTTCGCCGCCTGGCTCGACCGCCGCGGCTGGGTCCGCACCTTCACCGAGGCCGCCGTCCCCGGGGCCTACCTGCGGGTCGTCGTGCCGGGCGAGGTGCGGGCCGGGGACGCCGTCGAGGTCGTCCACCGGCCCGGGCACGGCGTCACGATCGGCACGACGTTCCGCGCGCTGCTCACCTCGCCGGAGCTGCTGCCGCTGCTCGCCGGGGTCGACGAGCTGCCGCAGGAGGCGAAGGACCAGGTGGCGCGCCGCACGCGGACCGTCCTCGACGACGCCTGA
- the mmsB gene encoding multiple monosaccharide ABC transporter permease, which translates to MTTTAPQQKDPVGGDAPAAALHTGTSDIRALITRNLRQSGIYIAFVAIVALFAILTGGVSLSPGNITNIVLQYSYILVLAIGMVIVIVAGHIDLSVGSVVALTGAVSAVLVIGQGLPWWVGVLAALAVGLAVGAWHGFWAAYVGIPAFIVTLAGMLLFRGLTLRVLDNISLSPFPAEYQLVASGFLNGLLGGDGYDVFTLLIGALAVAGYAVSGFRTRVARVRYLQPVESFPLFVTRVVLVGSVVMAFAWQLAHARGLPLVLIILSVLVLAYGVVTKRTIFGRQVYAIGGNLNAATLSGVKVRAVNFWIFVNMGLLSAVAGIIYSSRSNGSQPAAGTMFELDAIAAAFIGGAAVTGGVGTVVGAMVGGLIMAVMSNGMQLMGVDQSVQSMVKGLVLLLAVAFDVYNKRRAGAAR; encoded by the coding sequence ATGACCACCACCGCCCCCCAGCAGAAGGACCCGGTCGGCGGCGACGCGCCCGCCGCCGCCCTGCACACCGGGACCAGCGACATCCGGGCGCTGATCACCCGCAACCTGCGCCAGAGCGGCATCTACATCGCCTTCGTCGCGATCGTGGCGCTGTTCGCGATCCTCACCGGCGGGGTGTCGCTGAGCCCGGGCAACATCACCAACATCGTCCTGCAGTACTCCTACATCCTGGTGCTCGCGATCGGCATGGTGATCGTCATCGTCGCCGGGCACATCGACCTGTCGGTCGGCTCGGTCGTCGCGCTCACCGGCGCGGTGTCGGCGGTGCTGGTGATCGGCCAGGGCCTGCCGTGGTGGGTCGGGGTCCTCGCCGCGCTCGCCGTCGGTCTCGCGGTGGGCGCCTGGCACGGCTTCTGGGCGGCCTACGTCGGGATCCCCGCGTTCATCGTCACCCTCGCCGGGATGCTGCTGTTCCGCGGGCTGACGCTGCGGGTGCTCGACAACATCTCGCTCTCGCCGTTCCCCGCGGAGTACCAGCTCGTGGCCAGCGGCTTCCTCAACGGGCTGCTCGGCGGCGACGGCTACGACGTGTTCACCCTGCTCATCGGGGCGCTCGCGGTGGCGGGCTACGCCGTGAGCGGGTTCCGCACCCGGGTCGCCCGGGTCCGCTACCTGCAGCCGGTCGAGTCGTTCCCGCTGTTCGTGACGCGCGTGGTGCTGGTCGGCTCGGTCGTCATGGCCTTCGCCTGGCAGCTCGCGCACGCCCGTGGCCTGCCGCTGGTGCTGATCATCCTCAGCGTGCTGGTGCTCGCCTACGGCGTCGTGACCAAGCGGACGATCTTCGGCCGCCAGGTCTACGCGATCGGCGGCAACCTCAACGCGGCCACGCTCTCGGGCGTCAAGGTCAGAGCCGTCAACTTCTGGATCTTCGTGAACATGGGCCTGCTCTCGGCCGTCGCGGGGATCATCTACTCCTCGCGGTCCAACGGCTCCCAGCCCGCCGCGGGCACCATGTTCGAGCTCGACGCGATCGCGGCGGCGTTCATCGGCGGCGCGGCGGTGACCGGCGGCGTCGGCACGGTCGTGGGGGCGATGGTCGGCGGCCTGATCATGGCCGTGATGAGCAACGGCATGCAGCTGATGGGCGTCGACCAGTCGGTGCAGTCGATGGTCAAGGGCCTGGTCCTGCTGCTCGCCGTCGCGTTCGACGTCTACAACAAGCGGCGCGCGGGGGCCGCCCGCTGA
- the mmsA gene encoding multiple monosaccharide ABC transporter ATP-binding protein: MDDHILEMRGITKTFPGVTALADVTLAVRRGEIHAICGENGAGKSTLMKVLSGVHPAGTYDGEIVLDGTPAPFTGIRDSEQRGVVIIHQELALVPHLSIAENLFLGNERRGRGGLVDWNRTNAEATGLLEQVGLAESPVTPVGELGVGKQQLVEIAKAMSKDVRLLILDEPTAALNDTDSAHLLDLMRSFRDRGITSIIISHKLDEIVSIADRTTVIRDGRTVETFALAAEEHPRQRIIRGMVGRDIDSFYPARDSAPGEEVLRVEDWTVRHPVQDRTVVDGASFHVRAGEVVGIAGLMGAGRTELAMSVFGRSYGRDITGRLFVRGRPVRTRTVAEAIDAGIAYATEDRTKYGLNLIDDIRRNVSAAALGRLSRRGWVDGNEETRAAEDSRRDMNIKAPSVMSVVGTLSGGNQQKVVLAKWLLTDPDVLILDEPTRGIDVGAKYEIYVIVNQLVAAGKAVVVISSELPELLGVCDRIYTLSAGRITGEVPVADATQEGLMALMTQEPEAVA, from the coding sequence ATGGACGACCACATCCTGGAGATGCGCGGCATCACCAAGACCTTCCCCGGCGTGACGGCACTGGCCGACGTCACGCTCGCCGTGCGCCGCGGCGAGATCCACGCGATCTGCGGCGAGAACGGCGCCGGCAAGTCGACGCTGATGAAGGTGCTCTCCGGGGTGCACCCCGCGGGGACCTACGACGGCGAGATCGTCCTGGACGGGACGCCCGCTCCGTTCACCGGCATCCGCGACAGCGAGCAGCGCGGCGTGGTGATCATCCACCAGGAGCTGGCGCTGGTCCCGCACCTGTCGATCGCGGAGAACCTGTTCCTGGGCAACGAGCGGCGCGGCCGCGGGGGCCTGGTCGACTGGAACCGGACCAACGCCGAGGCCACGGGCCTGCTGGAACAGGTGGGGCTGGCGGAGAGCCCGGTGACCCCGGTCGGCGAGCTGGGCGTCGGCAAGCAGCAGCTGGTGGAGATCGCGAAGGCGATGTCGAAGGACGTGCGGCTGCTCATCCTCGACGAGCCCACCGCCGCGCTCAACGACACCGACTCCGCGCACCTGCTCGACCTCATGCGCAGCTTCCGCGACCGCGGCATCACCTCGATCATCATCTCCCACAAGCTCGACGAGATCGTCAGCATCGCCGACCGCACCACCGTCATCCGCGACGGCCGCACCGTCGAGACGTTCGCGCTGGCCGCCGAGGAGCACCCGCGGCAGCGGATCATCCGCGGGATGGTCGGGCGCGACATCGACTCCTTCTACCCCGCGCGCGACTCCGCGCCGGGCGAGGAGGTGCTGCGCGTCGAGGACTGGACGGTGCGCCATCCCGTGCAGGACCGCACGGTCGTCGACGGCGCGTCGTTCCACGTGCGGGCGGGCGAGGTCGTCGGCATCGCCGGGCTGATGGGCGCCGGCCGCACCGAGCTCGCGATGAGCGTCTTCGGCCGCTCCTACGGCCGCGACATCACCGGACGGCTGTTCGTCCGGGGTCGCCCGGTCCGCACCCGCACCGTCGCCGAGGCGATCGACGCGGGCATCGCCTACGCCACCGAGGACCGCACGAAGTACGGCCTCAACCTCATCGACGACATCCGCCGCAACGTCTCCGCCGCCGCGCTGGGCAGGCTCTCGCGCCGCGGCTGGGTGGACGGCAACGAGGAGACCCGCGCCGCGGAGGACAGCCGCCGCGACATGAACATCAAGGCGCCCAGCGTGATGAGCGTCGTGGGCACGCTCTCCGGCGGCAACCAGCAGAAGGTCGTGCTGGCCAAGTGGCTGCTGACCGACCCCGACGTCCTCATCCTCGACGAGCCCACCCGCGGCATCGACGTCGGCGCGAAGTACGAGATCTACGTGATCGTCAACCAGCTCGTCGCGGCCGGGAAGGCCGTCGTCGTCATCTCCTCGGAGCTGCCGGAGCTGCTCGGCGTGTGCGACCGCATCTACACCCTGTCCGCCGGACGGATCACCGGCGAGGTGCCGGTGGCCGACGCCACCCAGGAGGGCCTGATGGCCCTCATGACCCAGGAGCCGGAGGCCGTCGCATGA